One part of the Clostridiales bacterium genome encodes these proteins:
- a CDS encoding cobyrinate a,c-diamide synthase, which translates to MHKGIMIAGTHSGAGKTTACIGIMGALSRRYVVQPFKVGPDYIDTSYHRCATGKYSCNLDIYMQSRENILSVFIKNAFGADISIVEGVMGLYDGMDSTSNGSSADIAKRLDIPVILVVDAGAMSASVSAMVMGYMHYDKNVNIVGVILNRVGSERHFRLLKECIERDLKLNVFGYLPYNEDFRLPERHLGLIPAFEMEGLNKKLEDLYDCVEENIDIDRILESAVNIDCCSDGGDTGVSVINKRVKIAYAYDEAFNFYYKNTMDVFMESGAELVPFSPIHDSSLPAGISGVYIGGGFPEVFAERLSNNIGMMESIRNAVESGMAVYAECGGFMYLTRSITCKDGSKYPMAGIYNVDTIMTDRLNHFGYVKVDVIEDNVLFNKGETIRGHEFHYSKVSGGYPCMSYLVHKLGGNEAWPCGYRYKNCLGTYVHIDLSAYPTAVKKFINYIKDSNV; encoded by the coding sequence ATGCATAAAGGGATAATGATAGCTGGAACGCATTCGGGTGCGGGCAAGACAACGGCCTGTATTGGGATAATGGGTGCGCTTTCAAGAAGATACGTTGTGCAGCCGTTCAAGGTTGGTCCGGATTATATAGATACATCATATCATAGGTGTGCCACAGGTAAATATTCATGCAATCTTGATATTTATATGCAGAGCAGAGAAAATATTCTTTCTGTATTTATTAAAAATGCGTTTGGTGCTGATATCTCAATTGTAGAGGGTGTTATGGGTTTGTATGATGGGATGGACAGCACGAGCAATGGCAGTAGTGCTGACATAGCAAAACGCCTTGATATACCTGTAATATTGGTTGTGGATGCTGGCGCAATGTCTGCCAGTGTATCTGCTATGGTTATGGGATACATGCACTATGATAAAAATGTAAACATAGTTGGGGTAATACTAAATAGAGTGGGAAGTGAAAGACATTTTAGACTTTTAAAGGAGTGTATCGAGAGAGACCTAAAACTAAACGTATTTGGCTATCTGCCATATAATGAGGACTTTAGACTGCCTGAGCGGCATCTTGGCCTTATACCGGCTTTTGAGATGGAGGGTCTGAATAAAAAGCTTGAAGATCTGTATGATTGTGTGGAAGAAAATATTGATATAGACAGAATATTGGAGTCTGCTGTCAATATTGACTGTTGCAGTGATGGAGGAGATACTGGTGTTTCGGTTATCAACAAAAGAGTAAAGATTGCTTATGCCTATGATGAAGCATTTAATTTTTACTATAAAAATACTATGGATGTATTTATGGAATCGGGTGCTGAACTGGTGCCGTTCAGTCCAATTCATGACAGTTCACTGCCTGCCGGGATATCGGGAGTATACATAGGCGGGGGTTTTCCAGAGGTCTTTGCTGAGAGGCTCAGCAATAATATAGGAATGATGGAGTCCATAAGAAATGCGGTAGAAAGCGGAATGGCAGTGTATGCGGAGTGTGGTGGGTTTATGTACCTTACGCGGTCAATAACCTGCAAAGATGGAAGTAAATACCCCATGGCAGGCATATATAATGTAGATACCATTATGACAGATAGGCTAAACCATTTTGGTTATGTAAAAGTAGACGTAATAGAGGACAATGTACTTTTTAATAAAGGTGAAACGATTAGGGGACATGAATTTCATTATTCGAAGGTTTCAGGTGGGTATCCATGTATGTCATATTTAGTACATAAACTGGGTGGAAATGAGGCCTGGCCATGCGGATATAGATATAAAAACTGTCTTGGCACCTATGTTCACATAGACCTATCTGCTTATCCAACTGCAGTGAAGAAATTTATTAATTATATTAAAGATAGCAATGTATGA
- a CDS encoding amidohydrolase, with amino-acid sequence MLLLKNGNVYTMAGQVIEGGDVLINEGKILEVGRNLNHSGVKVMDVTGKFVMPGIIDAHCHLGMWEDAVGFEGDDGNEETDPVTPHLRAIDGINPMDRNFEEAYQGGVTTAVTGPGSANVIGGLFTALKTYGKRVDDMIVKNPVALKIAFGENPKWVYGEQKKSPRTRMAIAGILREELTKAKEYIEGRAKPDDDDRPELDLKMEAIAKVLKGEIPLKAHAHRADDIFTAIRIAKEFNVRLTLDHCTEGHLIVEYLKEEGYPCIVGPSLSERSKVELRNLTFKTPGILSKAGIPVAIMTDHPVIPLQYITLCASLAVREGMDEMEALKAITINPAKIVGIDDRVGSIEAGKDADIAIFEGNPLDIRNRCYATIINGRLIYKRD; translated from the coding sequence GTGCTTTTATTAAAAAACGGAAATGTATATACCATGGCAGGCCAGGTAATAGAGGGTGGGGATGTCCTCATAAATGAGGGCAAAATCCTTGAGGTGGGCCGTAATTTAAACCATTCTGGTGTCAAGGTAATGGATGTCACCGGGAAATTTGTAATGCCTGGTATTATAGATGCCCATTGCCACCTTGGCATGTGGGAAGACGCTGTTGGTTTTGAAGGAGACGACGGCAACGAGGAGACAGACCCGGTAACACCGCACCTCAGGGCTATAGATGGCATAAACCCTATGGACAGAAATTTTGAGGAGGCCTATCAGGGCGGAGTAACTACAGCGGTAACGGGGCCCGGGAGCGCCAATGTCATAGGTGGACTTTTCACTGCCTTAAAGACGTACGGCAAAAGAGTAGATGACATGATTGTGAAGAACCCTGTTGCACTGAAAATAGCCTTTGGTGAAAATCCCAAATGGGTATATGGGGAACAGAAGAAGTCTCCAAGGACCCGTATGGCCATAGCCGGTATACTCAGGGAAGAATTGACAAAAGCAAAAGAATATATAGAGGGAAGGGCAAAACCAGATGATGACGACAGGCCGGAACTGGACCTGAAGATGGAAGCGATAGCAAAGGTCTTAAAAGGGGAGATACCATTGAAAGCCCATGCTCACCGGGCTGATGATATCTTCACTGCCATAAGGATAGCGAAAGAATTCAACGTAAGGCTCACACTTGACCACTGCACCGAAGGACATCTAATTGTGGAGTATCTAAAAGAAGAGGGCTATCCATGCATAGTTGGTCCATCTCTCTCTGAAAGGTCGAAGGTAGAACTTAGAAATCTTACATTTAAGACCCCTGGCATACTATCGAAAGCCGGTATCCCTGTGGCCATAATGACAGACCACCCGGTAATCCCGTTGCAGTATATAACCCTCTGTGCATCCCTTGCAGTAAGAGAAGGCATGGACGAAATGGAAGCACTTAAGGCCATTACCATAAATCCTGCAAAGATAGTCGGCATCGATGACAGGGTAGGAAGCATAGAGGCAGGCAAGGACGCAGACATAGCAATATTTGAAGGAAATCCCCTGGACATACGAAACAGATGTTATGCTACCATAATAAACGGAAGATTAATATATAAGAGAGATTGA
- a CDS encoding Asp23/Gls24 family envelope stress response protein, with translation MPQITPLGKIDISDDVIEQIAGAAASGIYGVKNMASKNTMDTITGLVRKDNPARGVKVVRKEEGLVISIHIMVDYGVNMQAVGNNIIERVKYAVEKMTGEMVDKVIINIDGIMA, from the coding sequence ATGCCACAAATTACGCCACTGGGTAAAATCGACATCTCTGATGATGTTATAGAGCAGATAGCCGGTGCTGCTGCATCAGGCATATATGGAGTAAAGAACATGGCAAGCAAGAATACTATGGATACCATTACGGGCCTGGTACGGAAAGATAACCCTGCCCGAGGGGTCAAGGTTGTCAGGAAAGAAGAGGGGTTGGTAATCAGCATTCATATAATGGTAGATTATGGCGTCAATATGCAGGCAGTAGGCAACAACATAATCGAAAGGGTCAAATACGCAGTTGAAAAAATGACAGGCGAAATGGTAGATAAAGTTATTATAAATATAGATGGTATCATGGCATAA
- a CDS encoding DAK2 domain-containing protein: MIDAKEFKRRMEGALKGLSLNKDYINSLNVFPVPDGDTGSNMLATLERAIAEVRKCGDDQSVSALAEAAAFGSLMGARGNSGVILSQLFRGFADGCKGKVELGIKDLAYAIDSAVKKAYRAVNKPVEGTMLTVAREIAYRSKNLSTETDLDSFLNEILKAAKEASAKTPTMLKILRDAGVVDAGGEGLAAMIKGMLDSANIEGVEVGGTPARPEYYNEDLKYTYCTELIINSSEDKVAYLKGRLSRLGDSMIVAGSGDIIKVHIHTNEPGKVIDISKGLGELYDIKIDNMRRQHRETLFQERKPYGFVIVAEGNGFIETYSSIDNVSVVKGGITSNPSVEELKSASEGLYAREVYIFPGNKNVIMTAQKVKELADIPIYVIPTRTIPEAAVALSAFDPTIDSSFNESEMLKALQGVTVGGVAVASKDVNMNGFNLQKGDYLAVIGDDVVGQADSDKEALFLLLDKMIDGGESLVTIYRSQKEEDNDIVQETNKRFPGVEIAFEYGGQPLYDYLVCKEN, translated from the coding sequence TTGATAGACGCGAAGGAATTCAAAAGACGTATGGAAGGAGCGCTAAAGGGGCTCTCCTTAAATAAAGATTATATAAATTCACTGAATGTTTTTCCTGTACCTGACGGTGATACAGGCTCAAACATGCTTGCCACTTTGGAAAGGGCTATAGCGGAGGTAAGGAAATGCGGCGACGACCAGTCTGTTTCTGCTCTTGCTGAAGCAGCAGCTTTTGGCTCGCTCATGGGAGCCAGGGGAAACTCTGGAGTAATATTATCTCAGCTATTCAGAGGTTTTGCAGATGGCTGCAAGGGAAAGGTTGAACTGGGGATAAAAGACCTTGCTTATGCTATAGACAGTGCAGTAAAAAAAGCATATAGAGCAGTAAATAAGCCTGTAGAGGGCACAATGCTTACGGTAGCAAGAGAGATTGCATACAGATCTAAGAATTTATCCACAGAGACAGATCTGGATAGTTTCCTCAATGAGATTTTGAAGGCAGCTAAAGAGGCTTCTGCTAAGACCCCGACAATGCTAAAGATATTGAGGGATGCAGGAGTTGTTGACGCGGGAGGAGAAGGCCTGGCTGCAATGATAAAGGGTATGCTGGACTCTGCCAATATTGAGGGTGTTGAGGTTGGAGGAACTCCAGCAAGACCTGAATACTATAATGAAGACCTGAAATATACCTATTGTACAGAGCTTATCATAAACTCCAGCGAGGATAAGGTAGCATACCTAAAAGGCAGGCTATCACGCCTTGGAGACTCAATGATTGTAGCAGGCAGCGGTGATATTATAAAGGTACACATTCACACCAATGAACCAGGAAAAGTGATAGACATATCCAAGGGATTAGGCGAACTATACGACATTAAAATTGACAATATGAGGAGACAGCACAGGGAGACACTTTTCCAGGAAAGGAAACCTTATGGATTTGTAATTGTAGCTGAAGGAAATGGATTTATTGAAACATATAGTAGTATTGACAATGTATCGGTTGTAAAGGGTGGTATAACGTCCAATCCCAGTGTAGAAGAATTGAAATCAGCATCAGAGGGGCTCTATGCCCGTGAGGTTTATATTTTCCCGGGCAACAAAAATGTCATTATGACAGCACAAAAGGTAAAGGAACTTGCAGATATACCAATCTATGTCATACCAACCAGGACAATACCCGAAGCTGCTGTGGCATTATCTGCCTTCGACCCGACTATTGATTCATCATTCAACGAATCAGAGATGCTAAAAGCTCTGCAAGGAGTGACTGTCGGCGGCGTTGCAGTGGCATCTAAGGATGTCAATATGAATGGTTTTAACCTGCAAAAAGGGGATTACCTTGCTGTGATAGGCGATGATGTGGTAGGCCAGGCCGATTCAGATAAGGAAGCACTCTTTCTCCTACTGGACAAAATGATTGACGGAGGAGAGTCTCTGGTGACAATATATAGAAGTCAAAAGGAAGAGGATAATGACATAGTACAGGAAACAAATAAGAGATTTCCTGGGGTTGAGATAGCATTTGAATACGGTGGTCAACCGCTGTATGATTATCTTGTATGTAAGGAGAACTAA
- a CDS encoding DegV family protein — MSICIVTDSCSDLPEELINQYGIVVAPLITNFEDASYRDGVDIKPSEFYEMLANARSIPTTGMVTPEYFKELFARLIKEYDTIIGLFFSSKLSGTYNSAVVAKKNFPGEDITVIDTKGVTLGHGLIVLKAARMVEEGTAKEEILKEVNRMIPNMKYALAFNNLDYLHKGGRLSSSQRIIGNLLNVKPILGVEDGELKIMERARGKKKAFQWIVDYIKSFNVNLKSKTIGINHTNSPEDADELERIIMDNFKVGEIIRSQAGAVIGTHAGPEAVGIYFEKE; from the coding sequence ATGAGTATATGTATTGTAACAGATAGCTGTTCAGATCTACCGGAAGAACTCATAAATCAGTACGGAATAGTAGTTGCACCGCTTATAACTAATTTTGAGGATGCATCATACAGGGATGGGGTTGACATCAAGCCGTCTGAGTTTTATGAAATGCTGGCAAATGCCAGATCTATACCTACTACAGGCATGGTAACACCTGAATATTTCAAAGAACTTTTTGCCAGGCTCATAAAAGAATATGATACCATTATTGGCCTGTTTTTCTCATCAAAACTCAGCGGCACATATAACTCGGCGGTTGTCGCCAAAAAAAACTTTCCAGGGGAAGATATAACAGTAATAGATACAAAAGGGGTGACGCTGGGACATGGCCTCATAGTCCTCAAAGCTGCCCGCATGGTGGAGGAAGGTACTGCAAAAGAAGAAATTTTAAAAGAGGTAAACAGAATGATACCCAACATGAAATATGCTCTTGCCTTTAATAATTTAGACTATCTTCACAAAGGCGGTAGGCTCTCCTCATCTCAAAGAATAATAGGGAACCTTCTAAATGTAAAGCCTATACTGGGGGTAGAGGATGGAGAGCTGAAGATAATGGAGAGGGCCAGAGGCAAGAAAAAAGCCTTCCAATGGATTGTTGACTACATTAAGAGTTTTAATGTAAACCTTAAGAGTAAGACTATAGGGATAAACCACACCAACTCTCCTGAGGATGCAGATGAACTGGAAAGAATTATAATGGATAATTTTAAGGTAGGAGAAATAATAAGGTCTCAAGCCGGCGCTGTAATAGGTACCCATGCAGGGCCTGAGGCTGTGGGAATATATTTTGAAAAAGAGTGA
- a CDS encoding nitroreductase family protein: protein MDLTELEELIKTRRSIRVWEDSDIPDELIRKALDIATYAPSGGNHQSWKFYVVKNKEVIDKIADAVQSSADTIAAWPEAKKMGDTIERWNKTSAFFRTAPCLIAACAGAYSSTADSLMRSRMEFDEQAKKMVKARDMASSRVQSVAAAIAYMLLAFHQMGLGAVWMTGPVQAQEEIEKILNIPDDLDFVALIPVGYPAETPRPKQMRPLDEVVEFIK, encoded by the coding sequence ATGGATTTAACAGAACTTGAGGAACTTATAAAGACCAGAAGGTCTATAAGGGTATGGGAAGACAGTGATATACCCGATGAACTTATAAGAAAGGCACTGGATATAGCTACATATGCCCCAAGCGGTGGCAACCATCAATCGTGGAAATTCTATGTGGTGAAAAATAAAGAGGTGATTGATAAGATTGCAGATGCTGTCCAGAGTAGTGCTGATACCATTGCGGCCTGGCCAGAGGCAAAGAAAATGGGTGACACCATAGAGAGGTGGAATAAGACATCGGCATTTTTCCGCACAGCACCCTGCCTCATAGCAGCCTGTGCAGGAGCATATTCATCCACAGCGGATAGCCTCATGAGGTCCAGAATGGAGTTTGACGAACAGGCTAAAAAGATGGTAAAGGCGCGAGATATGGCCTCATCGAGGGTGCAATCGGTAGCAGCGGCAATTGCCTATATGCTCCTTGCCTTTCATCAAATGGGGCTTGGAGCAGTATGGATGACAGGACCTGTCCAGGCTCAAGAGGAGATAGAAAAGATACTAAATATCCCTGATGACCTTGATTTTGTAGCCTTGATTCCCGTAGGATACCCAGCAGAGACACCAAGGCCCAAGCAGATGAGGCCATTGGATGAGGTGGTTGAATTTATAAAGTAA
- a CDS encoding class I SAM-dependent RNA methyltransferase, producing MAKIDLIATTLLGVESIVAKEIRKLGYKDVTVEDGRVIFVGDEMAVCRANLWLRSAERVLVKLGEFKAETFDELFEGTKALPWADWLPVNAAFPVNGYSLRSKLFSIPDCQAIVKKAIVESMKKRYRKEWFEEDGPQYKIHFGIIKDMATLMIDTSGSSLHKRGYREISNEAPLRETLAAAMIEISRWRPDMPFLDPFCGSGTIPIEAALIGTNTAPGINREFISEKWERIPERLWKSAREEAVSLISTDAKLNIMGSDIDGQAVKLSRSNARKAGTEKYISFKRIDMRDIFLRDKNGYIICNPPYGERMGEEDEVENLYKDMGMVFKGFDGWSYFILSAHDEFEKLFGQKADKKRKLYNGMIKCYLYQYYNNKERTQPGDI from the coding sequence ATGGCAAAAATAGACCTTATAGCGACAACACTTTTAGGAGTTGAATCAATTGTAGCAAAAGAGATAAGGAAATTGGGTTATAAAGATGTAACCGTAGAGGATGGCAGGGTGATCTTCGTCGGGGATGAGATGGCCGTCTGCCGGGCCAACCTTTGGCTGAGGAGCGCCGAGAGAGTCCTTGTAAAGCTGGGAGAGTTTAAGGCAGAGACCTTTGATGAACTGTTTGAGGGGACAAAGGCTCTGCCGTGGGCTGACTGGCTTCCTGTCAATGCTGCCTTTCCGGTAAATGGCTATTCCTTAAGGTCAAAACTATTCAGCATACCGGACTGCCAGGCCATTGTCAAAAAGGCCATAGTGGAAAGCATGAAGAAGAGGTACAGGAAGGAGTGGTTTGAGGAGGACGGACCGCAGTACAAGATACACTTCGGGATAATCAAGGACATGGCCACGCTTATGATAGACACCAGCGGGTCAAGCCTTCACAAGAGGGGATACAGGGAGATCTCCAACGAGGCACCCCTACGTGAGACCTTAGCCGCTGCCATGATTGAAATAAGCAGGTGGAGGCCTGATATGCCGTTCTTAGACCCATTCTGCGGTTCGGGGACTATCCCCATAGAGGCGGCTCTGATAGGCACCAATACCGCACCGGGTATTAACAGGGAGTTTATCTCGGAGAAGTGGGAGAGGATACCAGAAAGGCTGTGGAAGAGTGCAAGAGAGGAAGCAGTGTCTCTCATAAGTACGGATGCGAAGCTCAATATTATGGGGTCTGACATAGATGGCCAGGCCGTGAAACTCTCGCGGAGCAATGCCAGAAAGGCTGGCACGGAAAAATACATCTCTTTTAAACGCATAGATATGAGGGACATATTCCTCAGGGATAAGAACGGATATATCATCTGCAATCCACCCTATGGCGAGAGGATGGGAGAAGAGGATGAGGTAGAAAACCTATATAAGGATATGGGCATGGTTTTCAAAGGCTTTGACGGCTGGTCCTACTTTATACTCAGCGCCCACGATGAATTTGAAAAACTGTTCGGCCAAAAGGCAGACAAAAAGAGAAAATTGTATAACGGGATGATTAAATGCTACCTCTATCAGTATTATAATAACAAAGAGAGGACACAACCGGGCGATATATAA
- a CDS encoding tetratricopeptide repeat protein — protein MDTEKMAKRIKSIIVEKGLTRDKLGEGFSKGYISKLESGEINPTVDKLELVSRRLDVSLDYLDGNDNCKTKNCVSKCDHLFIKTFVSLFSQEYSLADKYMAKLFERLETMDEEESGFVRLMAGILSFRLKKYGDAIEYLSKITSKTEPLNSLSILYLARSYSHSGNLDMSLSLFNRLLNNDYIVGSYYYMIYLNSLYHFAYTLLLAERYVDAKRIALKYLEICNEMGHRDRTLEVYDMLGIVELSQENYLDAANYFRKELAGYKIMNDFSGLAIACNHLAEVYSQMKDISKALKYYHKSISYYKKIGNNKYIAYNLNSIAGILFEQGNLEDALSYANSALEILNQKDPYAEKSIAELIDNIKSTLEG, from the coding sequence ATGGATACTGAGAAGATGGCAAAAAGGATAAAGTCTATAATAGTAGAAAAGGGGCTCACACGAGATAAGCTGGGCGAAGGTTTCTCAAAGGGGTATATAAGCAAGCTGGAATCCGGTGAGATAAATCCAACTGTAGATAAATTGGAATTAGTATCAAGGCGGCTTGATGTATCACTGGATTATCTTGACGGTAATGATAACTGCAAAACAAAAAATTGTGTATCAAAGTGCGACCACCTTTTCATAAAGACCTTTGTGTCATTATTTTCGCAGGAGTATTCACTTGCTGATAAATATATGGCAAAGCTCTTTGAAAGACTTGAGACTATGGATGAGGAAGAAAGTGGTTTTGTCCGCCTTATGGCCGGGATTCTGTCCTTCCGTCTAAAGAAATATGGGGATGCAATAGAATACCTGTCAAAAATAACATCAAAGACTGAGCCGTTAAACTCACTAAGTATACTTTATCTGGCAAGATCATATTCCCACTCAGGTAATTTAGACATGTCTTTATCACTTTTTAATAGATTGTTAAATAATGACTATATTGTTGGCAGTTATTATTATATGATATACTTAAACTCTCTATATCATTTTGCCTATACCCTGCTGCTTGCCGAAAGATACGTTGATGCAAAGAGAATCGCTCTTAAATACCTGGAAATATGCAATGAGATGGGCCACAGAGACAGAACCTTAGAGGTATATGACATGCTTGGAATTGTTGAGCTATCTCAGGAGAACTACCTTGATGCGGCAAATTATTTCCGTAAGGAACTTGCCGGTTATAAAATAATGAATGATTTTAGCGGCCTGGCCATTGCCTGTAACCATCTTGCAGAGGTATACAGTCAGATGAAGGATATATCCAAGGCCTTGAAGTACTATCATAAAAGTATTTCATACTACAAGAAAATTGGAAACAATAAATACATAGCATATAACTTGAACAGTATAGCCGGGATATTATTTGAACAAGGCAACCTGGAAGATGCTTTGAGCTACGCAAACTCTGCATTAGAAATCTTGAATCAGAAAGACCCTTATGCAGAAAAGTCCATAGCCGAGCTCATAGATAATATCAAATCTACATTGGAAGGATAA
- a CDS encoding ATP-binding cassette domain-containing protein: MSDFLKAVNLKKRYSSKWALRGVDLNIEKGRIVGLLGHNGSGKSTLREGSSGAGCIRRTTVECNP, encoded by the coding sequence ATGAGTGATTTCTTAAAGGCGGTCAATCTCAAGAAGAGATACAGCAGCAAATGGGCATTGAGGGGCGTGGATTTAAATATTGAAAAAGGAAGGATAGTTGGACTTTTGGGACATAATGGAAGCGGCAAGTCTACCCTTCGTGAGGGTAGCTCAGGTGCAGGCTGTATACGCAGGACAACTGTGGAATGCAATCCTTAA
- a CDS encoding ECF transporter S component, whose amino-acid sequence MEMVHKRTTVLVKTGMLAAIATVLMFIEFPLPLFPAFLKMDLSEVPALLGSFALGPMVGVLIELIKNVLHIAIKGTTTAGVGELANFLVGSALVATAGVMYQKHKTRHVAVMSMMLGTLFMTVLGCLFNYFVLLPLYQTMMGIPMDAIVKMGSEVNSLIVNVKTLVLFGIAPFNILKGLVVSLITLLVYKRLSPILHN is encoded by the coding sequence ATGGAAATGGTTCATAAAAGAACAACAGTACTTGTAAAGACTGGTATGTTAGCTGCTATAGCTACTGTACTTATGTTTATTGAATTTCCACTGCCTTTGTTTCCAGCATTTTTAAAGATGGATTTGAGCGAGGTGCCTGCACTATTGGGGAGCTTTGCTTTAGGGCCAATGGTAGGCGTACTTATAGAACTTATAAAGAATGTGCTTCATATAGCTATTAAGGGCACGACCACCGCAGGTGTGGGAGAACTGGCAAACTTCTTAGTTGGAAGTGCACTGGTAGCTACAGCCGGCGTTATGTACCAAAAACATAAGACAAGGCATGTGGCCGTAATGTCGATGATGCTGGGGACGCTGTTTATGACTGTATTGGGGTGCCTTTTTAACTACTTTGTGCTTTTACCCTTATATCAGACAATGATGGGTATACCAATGGATGCTATAGTTAAGATGGGCAGTGAAGTGAACTCTTTAATTGTGAATGTAAAGACCCTGGTGCTGTTTGGGATAGCTCCATTTAATATTTTAAAGGGACTGGTAGTATCCTTGATTACTTTGCTGGTATACAAGAGGTTATCGCCTATACTTCATAACTAA
- the spoIID gene encoding stage II sporulation protein D: MRVFIFLLIIALVFVYGCGSREAEKIVEEPKLHPIDPESVDEENNEAQDDRILMINVYMTKNNKIVSMPFEEYVKGVVAAEMPAAFEMEALKAQAVAARTYALSRLKEFGGSGCELHKGADICTDFTHCQAYAEKGDMVPAWGKDTDYYWDKISRAVEDTKGEVAMYEDLLIDPVFHAISGGKTENSEDVWRNSIPYLRSVDSPYEEEASKFKTTVEYSRRDFVNILKRNVQGLKINENKLSSEVKIIDYTVGGRVRNIKVGNKVISGRDFQTYMGLNSNNFVFEFNGDTIKIIVTGYGHGVGMSQYGANGLAKHGYTYVDILKHYYQGIEVTNMWWVLEN; the protein is encoded by the coding sequence ATGAGGGTCTTTATTTTTTTGCTCATAATAGCCCTTGTATTTGTCTATGGGTGCGGCAGCCGTGAGGCTGAGAAAATAGTGGAAGAACCGAAGCTGCACCCCATAGATCCTGAGAGTGTAGATGAAGAAAATAATGAGGCTCAAGACGATAGGATCCTCATGATAAATGTCTATATGACCAAAAATAATAAGATTGTTTCTATGCCCTTTGAGGAATACGTTAAGGGTGTGGTGGCGGCCGAGATGCCGGCGGCCTTTGAGATGGAAGCATTAAAGGCTCAGGCCGTGGCTGCCAGGACATATGCCCTGTCCAGGCTGAAAGAGTTTGGCGGATCGGGATGTGAGCTGCATAAGGGGGCTGATATATGCACTGACTTCACCCACTGCCAGGCCTATGCAGAAAAGGGTGATATGGTACCTGCCTGGGGTAAGGATACAGACTATTACTGGGATAAGATATCCAGGGCTGTGGAGGATACAAAGGGTGAGGTGGCCATGTATGAGGATCTGCTGATAGATCCCGTATTTCATGCAATATCAGGAGGCAAGACGGAAAATTCCGAGGATGTTTGGAGGAATAGTATACCATACTTAAGGAGTGTAGACAGCCCTTATGAAGAGGAGGCCTCAAAATTTAAAACCACTGTGGAGTATTCCAGGAGGGATTTTGTAAACATACTTAAAAGAAATGTGCAGGGGCTTAAGATAAACGAGAATAAGCTTTCTTCGGAAGTTAAAATAATTGACTATACAGTAGGCGGTAGAGTAAGAAATATAAAGGTGGGCAATAAAGTAATATCGGGTCGGGACTTCCAGACGTATATGGGCTTGAATTCCAATAATTTTGTTTTTGAATTTAATGGTGATACCATAAAGATTATTGTCACTGGTTACGGACATGGTGTGGGTATGAGCCAATACGGAGCAAACGGCCTGGCCAAACATGGCTATACATATGTTGATATATTAAAGCATTATTATCAGGGCATAGAAGTAACCAACATGTGGTGGGTATTAGAAAATTAG